In Micromonospora sp. LH3U1, one genomic interval encodes:
- a CDS encoding response regulator transcription factor, which yields MTTSPTPATRTKVLLVDDHDLIRKGLRHAFERDRQFEVVGEAATAAEGVRQAGALQPDVVIMDLRLPDGSGLEATRALRKSSASMGIVVLTMYAGDDQLFGALEAGASAFVPKTAPADEVVAAARHAASSPSAFTAADLAEAMKRRLAPSGPQLSPREGQVLRLLADGMSVAGIAKQLFVSESTAKTHISKLYEKLGAANRAQALMTALRLGLLEAPDAPKF from the coding sequence ATGACCACAAGTCCGACACCGGCCACCCGCACCAAGGTCCTCCTTGTCGACGATCATGACCTGATTCGCAAGGGCCTGCGGCACGCCTTCGAGCGCGACCGTCAGTTCGAGGTCGTCGGTGAGGCGGCCACGGCGGCGGAGGGCGTACGCCAGGCCGGCGCTCTGCAGCCGGACGTGGTGATCATGGATCTGCGGCTGCCCGACGGCAGCGGCCTGGAGGCCACTCGCGCGCTGCGCAAGTCCAGCGCGTCGATGGGCATCGTGGTGCTGACCATGTACGCCGGCGACGACCAGCTCTTCGGCGCTCTGGAGGCTGGTGCGAGTGCCTTCGTGCCGAAGACCGCCCCGGCCGACGAGGTCGTGGCCGCCGCACGGCACGCCGCCTCCTCCCCCAGCGCGTTCACCGCCGCCGACCTGGCCGAGGCGATGAAGCGTCGGCTCGCCCCGTCCGGCCCGCAGTTGTCTCCCCGGGAGGGGCAGGTGCTGCGGCTGCTCGCCGACGGGATGAGCGTGGCGGGCATCGCCAAGCAGCTGTTCGTCAGCGAGTCCACTGCCAAGACGCACATCTCCAAGCTCTACGAGAAGCTCGGAGCGGCCAACCGGGCCCAGGCCCTGATGACCGCGCTCCGGCTCGGCCTCCTCGAGGCACCGGACGCCCCGAAGTTCTGA
- a CDS encoding putative bifunctional diguanylate cyclase/phosphodiesterase: MTQAQLETLLDRLTGQLAGALLTEPFDLRAGHRVGAELVAAHIASAEGLGRTVEVIQLRLVRDLGLVAEEVEDRMARLLAAVATGYARALRDRTLDEQESIRRAAMRARTQAEQALRASEARFRHQATHDPLTGLPNRTLFTERLTAALNEPGRGAQRVGVCFLDLDRFKVVNDTLGHQVGDLLLVTVAERLSQAVGEHLVARLGGDEFVILVQCTGGTDDMVAVAETALAAIRTPALVDGHELQISASIGIVERQVAGANPTDLMRAADSTLHWAKSAGGSRWALYDAERNQRELARYALSAAIPAALERGEFYLDYQPLTSLRDGSLVGVEALVRWRHPELGVLRPDSFIGLAEETGLIVQLGGWVLAEACREAEAWSAGSVAAPFVSVNLAVRQVHRPGLVQEVRALLRQTGLPPERLQLEITESTMMSTAEEPVRALRVLADLGVRIAIDDFGTGYSNLAYLRDLPVTELKVAGEFVAGLRSPSVGRTDERILASLVSLAHALDLTVTAEGVETAGQAERLRAIGCDAAQGWHFGRPAPADRILARIR, from the coding sequence ATGACCCAGGCCCAGCTGGAGACCCTGCTGGACCGGCTCACCGGGCAACTGGCCGGCGCGTTGCTCACGGAGCCGTTCGACCTGCGCGCCGGTCATCGGGTCGGTGCCGAGTTGGTCGCCGCGCACATCGCCTCCGCAGAAGGGCTGGGTCGTACCGTCGAGGTCATCCAGCTCCGGTTGGTGCGCGACCTGGGGTTGGTGGCCGAGGAGGTCGAGGACCGGATGGCCCGGCTGCTGGCGGCCGTCGCCACGGGCTACGCCCGCGCGCTGCGCGACCGGACGCTCGACGAGCAGGAGTCGATCCGTCGGGCCGCGATGAGGGCCCGCACGCAGGCCGAACAGGCGCTGCGAGCCAGCGAGGCCCGGTTCCGGCATCAGGCCACCCACGACCCGCTCACCGGCCTGCCCAACCGGACGCTGTTCACCGAGCGGCTCACCGCGGCGCTCAACGAGCCCGGCCGAGGCGCGCAGCGGGTCGGGGTGTGCTTCCTGGACCTGGACCGCTTCAAGGTCGTCAACGACACCCTGGGGCACCAGGTGGGTGACCTGCTGCTGGTCACGGTCGCCGAACGGCTGAGCCAGGCCGTGGGCGAGCACCTGGTGGCCCGGCTCGGCGGGGACGAGTTCGTCATCCTGGTGCAATGCACCGGCGGCACCGACGACATGGTGGCGGTGGCCGAGACCGCGCTGGCCGCGATCCGGACACCGGCGCTGGTCGACGGGCACGAGCTGCAGATTTCGGCGAGCATCGGCATCGTCGAGCGCCAGGTGGCCGGCGCCAACCCCACCGACCTCATGCGCGCCGCCGACAGCACCCTGCACTGGGCCAAGTCCGCCGGCGGGTCGCGTTGGGCGCTCTACGACGCCGAGCGGAACCAACGGGAGCTGGCCCGGTACGCGCTCTCCGCGGCGATCCCGGCCGCGTTGGAACGGGGCGAGTTCTACCTCGACTACCAGCCGCTGACCTCGCTGCGCGACGGCAGCCTGGTCGGCGTCGAGGCGCTGGTCCGCTGGCGCCACCCGGAGCTGGGGGTGCTTCGACCGGACAGCTTCATCGGGTTGGCCGAGGAGACCGGCCTGATCGTGCAGCTGGGTGGCTGGGTGCTGGCCGAGGCGTGCCGCGAGGCGGAGGCCTGGTCGGCCGGCAGCGTGGCCGCGCCGTTCGTCAGCGTCAACCTGGCGGTACGCCAGGTGCACCGGCCCGGGCTGGTGCAGGAGGTCCGCGCGTTGCTGCGGCAGACCGGCCTACCGCCGGAGCGGCTGCAACTGGAGATCACCGAGAGCACGATGATGAGCACCGCCGAGGAGCCGGTACGCGCCCTGCGGGTCCTGGCCGACCTCGGCGTGCGGATCGCCATCGACGACTTCGGCACCGGCTACAGCAACCTGGCGTACCTGCGGGACCTGCCGGTGACCGAGCTGAAGGTGGCCGGGGAGTTCGTGGCCGGCCTGCGGTCGCCGTCGGTGGGCCGCACCGACGAGCGGATCCTCGCCTCGCTGGTCTCGCTGGCGCACGCGCTGGACCTGACGGTCACCGCCGAGGGCGTGGAAACCGCCGGGCAGGCCGAGCGACTGCGGGCGATCGGCTGCGACGCGGCCCAGGGCTGGCACTTCGGGCGGCCGGCCCCCGCCGACCGGATCCTGGCCCGCATCCGCTGA
- a CDS encoding AMP-dependent synthetase/ligase: protein MREFSVPPIVTVGDTANLTDPVWDNAEVAPDTVQFARPTPGTDGTTTVWTEVTCLQFRDEVAAVARGLIAAGIEPGVRVGLMSRTRYEWTLLDYAIWAVGAVTVPIYETSSAEQAAWILADSGAVAVVVETSAHADLVAGVRDRLPELGHVWQIDLGAVDELVTTGATVELAEVERRRKAVHASDLATIIYTSGTTGRPKGCVLTHRNMYADIANAVPVLPNLFNAGASTLLFLPLAHAFARLIQIGVVQARATMAHCADTKNLVGELQEFRPTFVLSVPRVFEKVYNAAKQKAEADGKGGIFARAEQVAISYSEALETPRGPGLALRVQHAVFDRLVYGKLRAALGGRCRDAMSGGAPLGARLGHFFRGVGVTILEGYGLTETSPAAAANLPSGTRIGTVGRPLPGVTVRIEDDGEILISGELIFQGYWGNETATAEVISSDGWFRTGDLGQLDSDGYLTITGRKKELIVTAGGKNVAPAVLEDLVRAHPLISQCVVVGDRKPFIGALVTIDEEALPAWLESAGMPAGTSVEQLREHEGLRKEIQAAIDTANQSVSKAEAIKVFRVLPRDFAEATGELTPSLKVKRQVVHKTYAAEIADIYRG from the coding sequence GTGCGCGAGTTCTCCGTTCCCCCGATCGTCACCGTTGGCGACACGGCCAACCTCACCGATCCGGTCTGGGACAACGCCGAGGTCGCACCCGATACCGTCCAGTTCGCGCGCCCTACCCCGGGCACCGATGGCACCACCACCGTCTGGACCGAGGTGACCTGCCTGCAGTTCCGTGACGAGGTGGCCGCCGTGGCCCGCGGGCTGATCGCCGCCGGCATCGAACCGGGCGTCCGGGTCGGGCTGATGAGCCGTACCCGCTACGAGTGGACCCTGCTGGACTACGCCATCTGGGCCGTCGGCGCGGTCACCGTGCCGATCTACGAGACGTCCAGCGCCGAGCAGGCCGCGTGGATCCTCGCCGACTCCGGCGCGGTCGCCGTCGTGGTGGAGACCAGCGCCCACGCCGACCTCGTCGCCGGCGTCCGGGATCGGCTGCCCGAACTGGGCCACGTCTGGCAGATCGACCTCGGCGCGGTCGACGAGCTGGTCACGACCGGTGCGACGGTCGAGCTGGCCGAGGTCGAGCGGCGGCGCAAGGCCGTCCACGCCAGCGACCTGGCCACCATCATCTACACCAGCGGCACCACCGGCCGGCCCAAGGGCTGCGTGCTCACCCACCGCAACATGTACGCCGACATCGCCAACGCGGTGCCGGTGCTGCCGAACCTGTTCAACGCCGGCGCGTCCACCCTGCTGTTCCTGCCGCTGGCGCACGCCTTCGCCCGGCTCATCCAGATCGGCGTGGTGCAGGCCCGCGCCACCATGGCCCACTGCGCCGACACCAAGAACCTGGTCGGCGAGCTGCAGGAGTTCCGGCCCACCTTCGTGCTCTCCGTACCCCGGGTGTTCGAGAAGGTCTACAACGCGGCCAAGCAGAAGGCCGAGGCCGACGGCAAGGGCGGCATCTTCGCCCGCGCCGAGCAGGTCGCCATCTCGTACAGCGAGGCGCTGGAGACCCCGCGCGGACCCGGCCTGGCGCTACGCGTCCAGCACGCGGTCTTCGACCGGTTGGTCTACGGCAAGCTGCGTGCCGCGCTCGGCGGTCGGTGCCGGGACGCCATGTCCGGCGGCGCCCCGCTCGGTGCCCGGCTCGGTCACTTCTTCCGCGGCGTCGGGGTGACGATCCTGGAGGGCTACGGCCTGACCGAGACCTCCCCCGCCGCCGCCGCGAACCTGCCCTCCGGCACCCGGATCGGCACCGTCGGCCGCCCGCTGCCCGGCGTGACCGTACGGATCGAGGACGACGGCGAAATCCTGATCTCCGGGGAGCTGATCTTCCAGGGCTACTGGGGCAACGAGACGGCGACCGCCGAAGTGATCAGCAGCGACGGCTGGTTCCGTACCGGCGACCTGGGCCAGCTCGACTCCGACGGCTACCTGACCATCACCGGCCGCAAGAAGGAGCTGATCGTCACCGCCGGCGGCAAGAACGTCGCCCCTGCGGTGCTGGAGGACCTGGTCCGGGCACACCCGTTGATCAGTCAGTGTGTCGTGGTCGGTGACCGGAAGCCGTTCATCGGGGCGCTGGTCACCATCGACGAGGAAGCGCTGCCGGCCTGGCTGGAGAGTGCCGGGATGCCCGCCGGCACCTCCGTCGAGCAACTACGCGAACACGAGGGTCTCCGGAAGGAGATCCAGGCCGCGATCGACACCGCGAACCAGTCCGTCTCCAAGGCCGAGGCGATCAAGGTGTTCCGGGTCCTGCCCCGCGACTTCGCCGAGGCGACCGGCGAGCTGACCCCGTCGCTCAAGGTCAAGCGCCAGGTTGTCCACAAGACGTACGCGGCGGAGATCGCCGATATCTACCGAGGCTGA
- a CDS encoding SRPBCC family protein translates to MADSSTQSIIIGAAPDRVTAVICDFARYPEWTDAVRRAEVVEEYEDGYASQVHFTIDAGVMADDYVLAYEYAEDVSRIEWHLVAPSKMQKTQRGSYDLVGNPDGSTTVTYTLEVDLSVGMLGMFRRKAEKMIMDTALKQLKRRVEATGAAQ, encoded by the coding sequence ATGGCGGACTCCTCCACCCAGTCGATCATCATCGGCGCCGCACCGGATCGGGTGACGGCGGTCATCTGCGACTTCGCGCGCTACCCGGAGTGGACCGACGCGGTGCGCCGCGCCGAGGTCGTCGAGGAGTACGAGGACGGCTACGCCAGCCAGGTGCACTTCACCATCGACGCCGGGGTGATGGCCGACGACTACGTGCTCGCGTACGAGTACGCCGAGGACGTGTCCCGCATCGAGTGGCACCTGGTCGCCCCCTCGAAGATGCAGAAGACCCAGCGCGGTTCGTACGACCTGGTGGGTAACCCGGATGGCAGCACCACGGTGACCTACACGCTCGAGGTCGACCTGTCGGTGGGAATGCTCGGAATGTTTCGGCGCAAGGCCGAGAAGATGATCATGGACACCGCGTTGAAGCAGCTCAAGCGCCGGGTAGAAGCAACCGGTGCGGCGCAGTGA
- a CDS encoding SAM-dependent methyltransferase: MQRPDWAPDTIDIERPSVARMYDYYLGGSHNFAADRAAAQAMVAAVPEAPLMAQANRAFLRRAVHHLAEAGIRQFLDIGSGIPTVGNVHEIAQRLDPQSRVVYVDVDPVAVAHSREILTGNERAVVVQEDLRHPEAILAHPDVRKLLDLSQPVAVMIVAVLHFVPDDDRPAELLRTLRDALAPGSYLVLSQASDDGRSDDERVEAERVYRRTDNPLSVRSRAELTALFDGFELLDPGVVWVPQWRPDTPESAEDAERAVFMGGVGRLGG; this comes from the coding sequence ATGCAGCGGCCGGACTGGGCACCCGACACCATCGACATCGAGCGCCCGAGCGTCGCGCGGATGTACGACTACTACCTCGGCGGCTCGCACAACTTCGCCGCCGACCGGGCCGCGGCGCAGGCGATGGTCGCGGCGGTGCCCGAGGCGCCGCTGATGGCCCAGGCCAACCGGGCGTTCCTGCGCCGGGCCGTGCACCACCTCGCCGAGGCCGGGATCCGGCAGTTCCTGGACATCGGCTCGGGCATCCCGACCGTCGGCAACGTGCACGAGATCGCCCAACGGCTCGACCCGCAGTCGCGAGTGGTCTATGTGGACGTCGACCCGGTGGCGGTGGCGCACAGCCGCGAGATCCTCACCGGCAACGAACGGGCGGTGGTGGTGCAGGAGGACCTGCGGCACCCGGAGGCGATCCTGGCCCACCCGGACGTCCGCAAGCTGCTCGACCTGAGCCAACCGGTGGCCGTGATGATCGTGGCCGTCCTGCACTTCGTTCCCGACGACGACCGACCGGCGGAGCTGCTGCGGACGCTGCGTGACGCGTTGGCCCCCGGCAGCTATCTGGTGCTGTCGCAGGCCAGCGACGACGGGCGCAGCGACGACGAACGCGTCGAGGCGGAGCGGGTCTACCGGCGTACCGACAACCCGCTGTCGGTACGCAGCCGGGCCGAGCTGACCGCACTCTTCGACGGGTTCGAGCTGCTCGACCCCGGCGTGGTCTGGGTGCCCCAGTGGCGACCGGACACTCCGGAGAGCGCGGAGGACGCCGAGCGCGCGGTCTTCATGGGCGGCGTCGGGCGACTCGGTGGCTGA
- a CDS encoding sensor histidine kinase, whose translation MPASTATAPHPHPLAAAARLVMLALVAVLTLFATRDVAQLWWIALLAVAGLPSLLAPQQRLIAPLSRVAEVVVLGLAASHVAAVASIGGTVDGLGASALLPYLAVPVTVTALRRRFREGSALLAVTAATLLVSGALTEVGGGLQLGQPGYLAVCAQWLILAALGLYAAGTLHRVMAVRSEGKPQPYAEATRLLTQLRTVARQLPGATLDPGGISEHLLEELRTVARADRGAVLSASGGGRLVVLAQAGVDRVDWETTLDADSAIADAWASQQAQTAARSQSRSHRGADVSALIVPLVAGVRTVGLVVLEADVAHAYPPPVVSRVTALTRPAALRLEAALLFDEVRSLATNEERQRLAREIHDGVAQELVMVGYGIDNALATVFDDADETAEALRTLRGEVTRVIQELRLSLFELRSEVDRQGGLAAAIAEYARTVGASGGLRVHLSLDESTARLPAATEAELLRIAQEAVTNARKHAGASNLWVTCEVDPPYAQIEVSDDGQGMADQRPDGRYGLAIMAERAERIRGRLEIRPRQPSGTTVAVVLGTSSRRDNVRDSAAPEGK comes from the coding sequence GTGCCCGCATCCACAGCCACCGCACCGCACCCGCATCCCCTCGCCGCGGCCGCCCGCCTGGTGATGCTGGCGCTGGTCGCCGTCCTCACCCTGTTCGCCACCCGCGATGTCGCCCAGCTGTGGTGGATCGCGCTGCTGGCGGTGGCCGGGCTCCCGTCCCTGCTGGCCCCGCAGCAGCGGCTGATCGCGCCGCTGAGCCGGGTGGCCGAGGTGGTCGTGCTCGGCCTGGCCGCGAGCCACGTGGCCGCGGTCGCGTCGATCGGCGGCACGGTGGACGGGCTCGGCGCCTCGGCGCTGCTGCCCTACCTGGCGGTCCCGGTGACCGTCACCGCGCTGCGCCGCCGCTTCCGTGAGGGCAGCGCCCTGCTCGCGGTCACCGCCGCGACCCTGCTGGTCAGCGGCGCGCTGACCGAGGTCGGCGGCGGGCTCCAGCTCGGCCAGCCGGGTTACCTCGCGGTCTGCGCGCAATGGCTGATCCTGGCGGCGCTGGGGCTCTACGCCGCCGGCACCCTGCACCGGGTGATGGCGGTCCGCAGTGAGGGCAAACCCCAGCCGTACGCCGAGGCCACCCGGCTGCTGACCCAGTTGCGGACGGTGGCCCGGCAGCTGCCCGGTGCCACCCTGGACCCGGGCGGTATCTCCGAGCACCTGCTGGAGGAGCTGCGCACGGTGGCCCGGGCGGACCGGGGCGCGGTGCTGTCGGCCAGCGGCGGTGGCCGGCTCGTGGTGCTCGCCCAGGCCGGCGTCGACCGGGTGGACTGGGAGACGACGCTGGACGCGGATTCGGCGATCGCCGACGCCTGGGCCAGCCAGCAGGCGCAGACCGCCGCGCGTTCACAGTCCCGCTCGCACCGCGGCGCCGACGTGTCCGCGCTGATCGTCCCGCTGGTCGCCGGAGTGCGCACCGTGGGGCTGGTGGTGCTGGAGGCGGACGTCGCGCACGCGTACCCGCCGCCGGTGGTGTCCCGGGTCACCGCGCTGACCCGCCCGGCCGCGCTGCGGCTGGAGGCGGCGCTGCTCTTCGACGAGGTGCGCTCGCTGGCCACCAACGAGGAGCGGCAGCGGCTGGCCCGGGAGATCCACGACGGGGTGGCGCAGGAGCTGGTGATGGTCGGCTACGGCATCGACAACGCCCTGGCCACAGTCTTCGACGACGCCGACGAGACCGCCGAGGCCCTGCGGACGCTGCGCGGTGAGGTGACCCGGGTGATCCAGGAGCTGCGACTGAGCCTCTTCGAGCTGCGCAGCGAGGTGGACCGCCAGGGCGGGCTGGCCGCGGCCATCGCCGAGTACGCGCGCACCGTGGGCGCGTCCGGCGGGCTGCGCGTGCACCTCTCGCTGGACGAGTCCACCGCCCGGCTGCCGGCTGCCACCGAGGCCGAGTTGCTGCGCATCGCGCAGGAGGCGGTGACCAACGCGCGCAAGCACGCCGGAGCCTCGAATCTGTGGGTCACGTGTGAGGTCGACCCCCCGTACGCGCAAATAGAAGTGTCGGATGACGGTCAGGGGATGGCTGACCAGCGCCCCGACGGACGGTACGGTCTTGCGATCATGGCCGAGAGGGCGGAACGTATCCGGGGCCGGTTGGAGATCAGACCGCGGCAACCCAGCGGCACGACCGTGGCGGTGGTTCTCGGCACCTCGTCCCGGCGCGATAACGTGCGCGACAGCGCAGCACCTGAAGGGAAGTAA